A window of Candidatus Pantoea floridensis contains these coding sequences:
- the surA gene encoding peptidylprolyl isomerase SurA — MKNWRMLILGVAITANTAFAAPQVVDKVAAVVNNGVVLESDVDDMMRTVKSQAQQAKQQLPDDKTLRHQILERQVMDAIILQMGERAGVQITDQQLDEAIQNIAAQNRMSLDQLRSRLAYDGMDYNVYRAQIRKEMTIAEVRNNEVRRRVTILPQEVDTLAAQVGAQNTQGTELNISQILLPLPENPTQQQVDDQETLARQLVGQLKGGADFGKLAVTYSADPQALKGGNMGWGKIEELPTLFSQALSTAKKGDIVGPIRSGVGFHILKVNDLRGESKNISVTEVHARHILLKPSPILTDAQAQAKIEQIAADIKSGKTTFAAAAKQFSDDPGSANQGGDLGWASPEIYDPAFRDALLKLQKGQVSQPVHSSFGWHLIQLLDTRQVDKTDAAQKERAYRMLFNRKFAEEAQTWMQEQRAGAYVKILDNNGQ, encoded by the coding sequence ATGAAGAACTGGAGAATGCTGATTCTTGGTGTGGCGATTACCGCCAACACTGCGTTCGCAGCCCCACAAGTGGTTGATAAAGTTGCCGCTGTCGTGAATAACGGCGTGGTACTGGAAAGTGACGTTGATGACATGATGCGCACCGTGAAATCACAGGCGCAGCAGGCAAAACAGCAACTCCCTGATGACAAAACATTGCGTCATCAAATCCTGGAACGCCAGGTCATGGATGCCATCATTCTGCAGATGGGTGAAAGAGCGGGCGTTCAGATTACCGATCAGCAACTGGATGAGGCTATTCAGAACATCGCCGCGCAGAACCGCATGAGTCTCGATCAGCTGCGCAGCCGTCTGGCGTACGATGGCATGGACTATAACGTGTACCGTGCGCAGATTCGCAAAGAGATGACGATCGCTGAAGTGCGTAATAACGAAGTGCGTCGCCGCGTCACTATCCTGCCGCAGGAAGTCGACACGCTGGCCGCTCAGGTTGGCGCACAGAACACGCAGGGTACCGAACTGAATATCAGCCAGATTCTGTTGCCGCTGCCAGAAAATCCAACGCAACAGCAGGTTGACGATCAGGAAACGCTGGCTCGCCAGCTGGTCGGTCAACTGAAAGGCGGCGCCGACTTTGGCAAACTGGCAGTGACCTACTCTGCCGATCCGCAGGCGCTGAAAGGCGGCAACATGGGTTGGGGCAAGATTGAAGAGCTGCCAACGCTGTTCTCGCAGGCGCTGAGCACGGCGAAGAAAGGCGATATCGTCGGTCCAATTCGTTCAGGCGTGGGCTTCCACATCCTGAAAGTGAACGACCTGCGTGGCGAAAGCAAAAACATCTCCGTGACCGAAGTCCACGCGCGCCACATTCTGCTGAAGCCGTCACCGATCCTGACTGATGCGCAGGCACAAGCCAAGATCGAACAGATCGCAGCTGATATTAAAAGTGGCAAAACCACCTTCGCTGCTGCGGCTAAACAGTTCTCTGACGATCCGGGCTCAGCAAACCAGGGCGGCGATCTCGGTTGGGCATCGCCGGAAATTTACGATCCGGCGTTCCGTGATGCATTGCTGAAACTGCAGAAAGGCCAGGTTAGCCAACCGGTTCACTCCTCATTTGGCTGGCACTTGATTCAGCTGCTGGATACGCGTCAGGTTGATAAGACCGACGCAGCGCAAAAAGAGCGCGCGTATCGCATGCTGTTCAACCGTAAATTTGCGGAAGAAGCGCAAACCTGGATGCAGGAACAACGCGCCGGTGCTTACGTGAAGATCCTGGATAACAATGGTCAGTAA
- the pdxA gene encoding 4-hydroxythreonine-4-phosphate dehydrogenase PdxA produces the protein MVSNYRVAITPGEPAGIGPDLTVQLAQQNWPVELVVCGDGELLRRRAALLGLPLTLRDYQPGVAAQPQQAGTLTLLQVDIAQPVTAGELCVANSHYVLATLARACDGCLNGEFAALITGPVHKGVINDAGIPFTGHTEFFADRAGGDLVVMMLATEELRVALATTHLPLKDVSAAITRESLHEVIAILHRDLQQKFGLPNPHIFVCGLNPHAGESGHMGREEIDTIIPALNELRQQGIQLTGPLPADTLFQPKYLQHADAVLAMYHDQGLPVLKFQGFGRAVNITLGLPFIRTSVDHGTALELAGLGQADPGSFITALNLAITMIKSSNE, from the coding sequence ATGGTCAGTAATTATCGTGTAGCGATCACCCCCGGCGAACCTGCCGGGATTGGTCCCGACCTCACCGTTCAACTGGCGCAGCAAAACTGGCCAGTTGAGTTGGTAGTCTGCGGCGACGGCGAGCTTCTGCGCCGTCGCGCTGCTTTACTGGGTTTACCGCTGACGCTACGCGATTATCAGCCTGGCGTCGCAGCACAACCGCAGCAGGCGGGCACCCTAACGCTGCTGCAAGTAGATATTGCTCAGCCGGTCACGGCTGGCGAACTCTGTGTCGCGAACAGTCACTATGTGCTGGCAACGCTGGCACGCGCCTGTGACGGCTGCCTCAACGGTGAGTTCGCCGCGTTGATTACCGGCCCCGTGCATAAAGGCGTTATCAATGATGCCGGCATTCCGTTTACCGGCCATACCGAGTTCTTTGCCGATCGCGCTGGTGGCGATTTGGTGGTGATGATGCTGGCAACGGAAGAGCTGCGCGTTGCGCTGGCCACCACCCATCTGCCGCTGAAAGATGTTTCCGCTGCGATTACCCGCGAAAGTCTGCATGAAGTGATCGCCATTTTGCATCGCGATCTGCAGCAAAAGTTTGGTTTGCCGAATCCCCATATCTTCGTCTGTGGCCTTAATCCGCATGCAGGCGAAAGCGGCCATATGGGCCGCGAAGAGATTGATACCATTATTCCGGCACTCAACGAGCTGCGTCAGCAAGGCATCCAACTCACCGGACCACTGCCCGCGGACACGTTGTTCCAGCCGAAATATCTGCAACATGCCGACGCAGTGCTGGCGATGTATCACGACCAGGGCTTACCGGTGCTAAAATTTCAGGGGTTTGGTCGTGCGGTGAATATCACCCTTGGCCTGCCCTTTATCCGGACTTCTGTCGATCACGGCACCGCGCTTGAATTAGCCGGCCTTGGCCAGGCAGATCCGGGCAGCTTTATCACGGCGCTTAATCTCGCCATCACTATGATCAAGAGCAGTAATGAATAA
- the rsmA gene encoding 16S rRNA (adenine(1518)-N(6)/adenine(1519)-N(6))-dimethyltransferase RsmA yields MNNRVHQGHYARKRFGQNFLNDQYIIDSIVSAIHPQKGEAVVEIGPGLGALTEPVGERLDELTVVELDRDLAARLQTHPFLGPKLTIFQQDAMTFDFSALAQEKGQPLRVFGNLPYNISTPLMFHLFSYTGSIKDMHFMLQKEVVNRLVAGPGSKAYGRLSVMAQYYCQVIPVLEVPPESFTPAPKVDSAVVRLVPYMQPQYPVSDIRLLSRITTEAFGKRRKTLRNSLAHMFAAGALDQLDIDASLRAENVSVAQYCQLANWLSNHQAETPEN; encoded by the coding sequence ATGAATAATCGCGTCCATCAGGGGCATTATGCCCGTAAACGTTTCGGGCAAAACTTCCTGAACGATCAGTACATTATCGACAGCATTGTCTCCGCCATTCACCCACAAAAAGGTGAAGCGGTGGTGGAAATTGGCCCCGGCCTTGGTGCGTTAACCGAGCCGGTAGGCGAGCGTCTGGATGAGCTGACCGTTGTCGAACTGGACCGCGACCTTGCCGCGCGTCTGCAAACGCATCCGTTCCTCGGTCCAAAGCTGACCATTTTCCAGCAGGATGCCATGACCTTTGATTTCTCCGCGCTGGCGCAGGAGAAAGGTCAGCCGCTACGCGTGTTCGGCAACCTGCCGTACAACATCTCGACGCCGCTGATGTTCCACCTTTTCAGCTATACTGGTTCGATTAAAGACATGCACTTTATGTTGCAGAAAGAAGTGGTGAATCGCTTAGTCGCCGGACCGGGCAGCAAAGCTTATGGGCGTTTAAGTGTGATGGCGCAGTATTACTGCCAGGTCATTCCTGTGCTTGAAGTGCCGCCAGAGTCATTCACGCCGGCACCGAAAGTGGATTCGGCCGTGGTGCGTTTAGTGCCTTATATGCAGCCGCAGTATCCGGTCAGCGATATTCGTCTGCTGAGCCGCATTACCACTGAAGCCTTTGGTAAACGCCGTAAAACGCTGCGCAACAGCCTCGCTCATATGTTTGCGGCTGGTGCGCTGGATCAATTGGACATCGATGCCTCGCTGCGTGCAGAAAACGTTTCTGTGGCGCAATATTGCCAACTGGCAAACTGGTTGAGCAATCATCAGGCAGAAACTCCGGAGAATTGA
- the apaG gene encoding Co2+/Mg2+ efflux protein ApaG, whose protein sequence is MSELARVCVHVHSQYVESQSLPDEDRYVFAYTITIRNLGRSSVQLRSRYWLITNGNGRETEVQGEGVVGEQPHIAAGGEYQYTSGAVLETPMGTMQGHYVMIDDAGEEFHVEIPVFRLAVQTHIH, encoded by the coding sequence ATGAGTGAATTGGCCCGCGTCTGTGTCCATGTACATAGTCAGTATGTGGAGTCGCAATCCTTGCCCGACGAGGATCGCTACGTGTTTGCCTACACCATCACCATCCGCAATTTAGGGCGCAGCAGCGTACAGCTGCGCAGCCGCTATTGGCTCATCACTAATGGCAACGGTCGCGAGACTGAAGTGCAAGGTGAAGGCGTGGTCGGCGAACAGCCGCACATTGCTGCCGGCGGCGAATATCAGTATACCAGCGGCGCAGTTCTGGAAACGCCGATGGGCACCATGCAGGGCCACTATGTGATGATCGATGACGCGGGAGAAGAGTTCCACGTCGAGATCCCGGTGTTCCGACTTGCGGTGCAAACCCACATTCATTAA
- the apaH gene encoding bis(5'-nucleosyl)-tetraphosphatase (symmetrical) ApaH: MSTYLIGDIHGCYDELRALLAQVDFDPQHDTLWLTGDLVARGPGSLEVLRYVKSLGDCVRLVLGNHDLHLLAVYAGISRNKPKDRLTPLLEADDADELINWLRRQPLLQVDEEKKLLMAHAGITPQWDLDTAQMCAREVEAVLSSDSYPLFLDAMYGDMPNNWTPELSGLARLRFSTNALTRMRFCFPNGQLDMICKESPESAPPPLKPWFMVPSKIDSHYTQIFGHWASLEGKGTPEHVIGLDTGCCWGGTLTLLHWESKHYYVQASNREQAMAESAVSAHPPLSDTP; this comes from the coding sequence ATGAGTACATACCTGATTGGCGATATTCATGGCTGTTATGACGAGCTTCGTGCGCTATTGGCGCAGGTAGATTTCGATCCGCAGCACGACACTCTATGGCTTACCGGCGATCTGGTGGCGCGCGGCCCCGGCTCGCTTGAGGTGCTGCGCTACGTGAAATCGCTGGGAGATTGCGTACGCTTAGTGCTGGGCAATCACGATCTGCATCTGCTCGCTGTGTATGCGGGAATCAGCCGTAATAAGCCGAAGGATCGCCTGACGCCGCTGCTGGAAGCCGATGATGCCGATGAACTGATCAACTGGTTACGCCGTCAGCCGCTGTTGCAGGTGGATGAAGAGAAGAAACTGTTGATGGCTCATGCCGGCATTACGCCGCAGTGGGATCTGGACACGGCGCAAATGTGCGCGCGCGAAGTAGAAGCAGTGCTTTCCAGCGACAGCTATCCGCTGTTTCTCGACGCCATGTACGGCGACATGCCTAATAACTGGACGCCGGAGCTTAGCGGGCTGGCACGCCTGCGGTTTAGCACCAATGCGCTGACGCGCATGCGCTTCTGCTTCCCAAATGGCCAGCTGGATATGATTTGTAAGGAATCCCCTGAATCTGCACCACCGCCGCTGAAGCCGTGGTTTATGGTGCCGAGCAAGATCGACAGTCACTACACGCAGATTTTTGGTCATTGGGCGTCACTGGAGGGGAAAGGCACGCCGGAGCACGTAATTGGTCTGGATACCGGTTGCTGCTGGGGCGGAACACTGACGCTGCTGCATTGGGAAAGCAAACACTATTACGTGCAAGCCTCCAATCGCGAGCAGGCGATGGCGGAAAGTGCGGTCAGCGCACACCCACCGTTAAGCGATACGCCATAA
- the folA gene encoding type 3 dihydrofolate reductase has protein sequence MISLIAALAADRIIGMENAMPWNLPADLAWFKRNTLNKPVIMGRLTFESIGRPLPGRLNIVVSSQPGNHEGVTWVTSLEEAVKAAGDVDEMMVIGGGRVYEQMLARADRLYLTHIDAEVEGDTQFPDYEPDEWQSTFSEFHDADEQNSHSYCFEILDRR, from the coding sequence ATGATTAGTCTGATCGCGGCGCTGGCTGCGGATCGCATTATCGGTATGGAAAACGCCATGCCCTGGAACCTGCCTGCTGATCTGGCGTGGTTTAAGCGTAATACCTTGAATAAGCCGGTGATTATGGGCCGTCTGACCTTTGAATCTATCGGTCGTCCGCTGCCTGGGCGTCTGAACATTGTGGTCAGCAGCCAGCCAGGCAACCATGAAGGCGTTACCTGGGTAACGTCGCTGGAAGAAGCAGTGAAAGCCGCAGGTGATGTTGACGAGATGATGGTGATTGGCGGTGGACGCGTTTACGAGCAGATGCTGGCGCGTGCGGATCGTCTGTATTTGACCCACATCGATGCGGAAGTAGAAGGGGATACGCAGTTCCCGGATTACGAGCCGGATGAGTGGCAATCAACCTTCAGCGAATTCCACGATGCCGATGAGCAGAACTCACACAGCTACTGCTTCGAGATTCTGGATCGCCGTTGA
- a CDS encoding porin: protein MKMRAFTLSAIAALLAAAPLASQAEITLLKQDPQAGDPLSRLDFKVGGSIRPQFQHQNGVNDQSYKRNGYDGGSRFRFTANYYLFDDVSWVGYYELGVNFPAWWGWDNHHADGANNTTRRQLYTGFKSASLGELYFGQQNSVYYDVVGAKTDIWDYDMLAQAPGNGINGDYDGSYRSRKMLKYKNTFGDADVYAAYLFEDDDFLPGNGLRYKRKGGGSLGVNYHITKDLAWGTAWNYTRADIHNPGNGDSKRYDQNIYGTALSWTPDNWTLSAGAGWYENFSPTKRNTVNNYFADDAWGVEYFAGYKFPIGQYAVKSIQPYFMGDRLEFVNGRDYKRIDNGVGVSAQLDYGFRVDYEYVITSSTDKSLGNVNLVRLRYDF from the coding sequence ATGAAAATGCGTGCTTTCACTCTCAGCGCTATTGCTGCATTACTCGCAGCGGCGCCACTTGCTAGCCAGGCGGAAATCACTCTGCTGAAGCAGGATCCACAGGCAGGCGATCCGCTTAGCCGTCTTGACTTCAAAGTGGGCGGCAGTATTCGTCCACAGTTCCAGCATCAGAACGGGGTTAACGACCAATCATACAAACGCAATGGTTATGATGGTGGTTCACGTTTCCGTTTTACCGCTAACTACTACCTGTTTGATGACGTGAGTTGGGTCGGTTATTACGAGCTGGGTGTTAACTTCCCTGCATGGTGGGGATGGGATAATCATCATGCTGATGGTGCTAACAATACCACGCGTCGCCAGCTCTATACCGGCTTCAAAAGCGCCTCTTTGGGTGAACTCTACTTTGGTCAGCAGAACAGCGTTTATTACGATGTAGTAGGCGCGAAAACCGATATCTGGGACTACGATATGCTGGCCCAGGCACCGGGCAACGGCATCAATGGTGACTACGACGGTTCTTATCGTTCACGCAAAATGCTGAAGTACAAAAACACCTTCGGTGATGCGGATGTGTACGCGGCATATCTGTTTGAAGATGATGATTTCCTGCCGGGAAATGGCCTGCGCTACAAGCGTAAAGGCGGTGGCTCGTTGGGTGTTAACTACCACATCACCAAAGATCTGGCATGGGGCACCGCGTGGAACTACACCCGTGCTGATATCCATAATCCAGGCAACGGCGACAGCAAGCGCTACGACCAGAATATCTACGGTACCGCACTGAGCTGGACGCCGGATAACTGGACGCTGTCAGCCGGCGCCGGTTGGTATGAGAACTTCTCGCCTACCAAACGCAATACCGTCAACAACTACTTCGCCGATGACGCGTGGGGCGTTGAATACTTCGCGGGTTACAAATTCCCGATTGGTCAGTACGCGGTGAAATCCATCCAGCCTTACTTCATGGGTGACCGTCTGGAGTTCGTCAACGGACGTGATTACAAACGTATCGACAATGGGGTTGGCGTGAGCGCACAGCTCGACTATGGCTTCCGTGTTGATTACGAATATGTCATCACATCTAGCACCGACAAATCACTGGGTAACGTAAACCTCGTGCGTCTGCGCTACGATTTCTAA
- the carB gene encoding carbamoyl-phosphate synthase large subunit, translating to MPKRTDIKSILILGAGPIVIGQACEFDYSGAQACKALREEGYRVILVNSNPATIMTDPEMADATYIEPIHWEVVRKIIEKERPDAVLPTMGGQTALNCALELERQGVLAEFGVTMIGATADAIDKAEDRRRFDVAMKSIGLGTARSGIAHNMEEALAVAEDVGFPCIIRPSFTMGGTGGGIAYNREEFEEICERGLDLSPTNELLIDESLIGWKEYEMEVVRDKNDNCIIVCSIENFDAMGIHTGDSITVAPAQTLTDKEYQIMRNASLAVLREIGVETGGSNVQFSVNPKDGRMIVIEMNPRVSRSSALASKATGFPIAKVAAKLAVGFTLDELMNDITGGLTPASFEPSIDYVVTKIPRFNFEKFAGANDRLTTQMKSVGEVMAIGRTFQESMQKALRGLEVGANGFDPKVSLDDAEALTRIRRELKDAGSDRIWYIADAFRAGMSVDGVFNLTNIDRWFLVQIEELVRLEERVEREGVNSISAEFLRALKRKGFADVRLAALAGVSEGEIRKLRQQFNLHPVYKRVDTCAAEFATDTAYMYSTYEEECEANPNQDREKIMILGGGPNRIGQGIEFDYCCVHAALALREDGYETIMVNCNPETVSTDYDTSDRLYFEPVTLEDVLEIVRIEQPKGVIVQYGGQTPLKLARALEAAGVPVIGTSPDAIDRAEDRERFQQAVDRLSLKQPANATVATLEQAVEKAAGIGYPLVVRPSYVLGGRAMEIVYDEIDLKRYFQTAVSVSNDAPVLLDRFLDDAVEVDVDAICDGERVLIGGIMEHIEQAGVHSGDSACSLPAYTLSTEIQNVMRQQVEKLAFELNVRGLMNVQFAVKDNEVYLIEVNPRAARTVPFVSKATGVALAKVAARVMAGKTLAEQGVTKEVIPPYYSVKEVVLPFNKFPGVDPILGPEMRSTGEVMGVGRTFAEAFAKAMLGAQSNMKKTGRALLSVREGDKKRIVDLAAKLQKFGFELDATHGTAVVLGEAGINPRLVNKVHEGRPHIQDRLKNGEYAYIVNTTAGRQAIEDSKLIRRSALQYKVHYDTTLNGGFATAMALNADPTEQVISVQEMHAQIKG from the coding sequence ATGCCAAAACGTACAGACATAAAATCCATCCTGATCCTTGGCGCTGGCCCGATCGTCATCGGCCAGGCATGCGAATTTGACTACTCCGGTGCGCAGGCGTGTAAAGCGCTGCGCGAAGAGGGTTACCGCGTCATTCTGGTGAACTCGAACCCGGCCACTATCATGACCGACCCGGAAATGGCCGATGCCACCTACATCGAGCCGATTCACTGGGAAGTGGTACGCAAGATCATTGAAAAAGAGCGCCCGGATGCAGTGTTGCCAACCATGGGCGGCCAGACAGCGCTGAACTGTGCGCTGGAGCTGGAGCGTCAGGGCGTGCTGGCGGAGTTCGGCGTGACCATGATTGGTGCCACCGCCGATGCGATTGACAAAGCCGAAGATCGCCGCCGTTTTGACGTGGCGATGAAAAGCATTGGTCTCGGCACGGCGCGTTCCGGTATTGCGCACAATATGGAAGAAGCGCTGGCGGTGGCCGAAGACGTTGGCTTCCCGTGTATCATCCGTCCTTCCTTTACCATGGGCGGCACCGGCGGCGGTATCGCCTATAACCGCGAAGAGTTCGAAGAGATTTGCGAACGCGGTCTGGATCTGTCGCCAACCAATGAGCTGCTGATTGATGAGTCGCTGATTGGCTGGAAAGAGTACGAGATGGAAGTGGTGCGTGATAAAAACGACAACTGCATCATCGTCTGCTCAATCGAAAACTTCGATGCGATGGGCATTCACACCGGCGACTCGATCACCGTGGCACCAGCGCAAACCCTGACCGACAAAGAGTATCAAATCATGCGTAACGCCTCGCTGGCGGTACTGCGTGAAATCGGTGTAGAAACCGGCGGTTCTAACGTGCAGTTCTCGGTGAACCCGAAAGATGGCCGTATGATCGTCATCGAAATGAACCCGCGCGTGTCGCGCTCTTCGGCGCTGGCCTCGAAAGCTACCGGCTTCCCGATTGCAAAAGTGGCCGCCAAGCTGGCGGTAGGCTTTACCCTCGATGAGCTGATGAACGACATCACCGGCGGCTTAACGCCGGCATCGTTCGAACCGTCAATCGACTACGTCGTGACCAAGATTCCTCGCTTCAACTTCGAGAAGTTTGCCGGTGCCAACGATCGTCTGACGACGCAGATGAAATCGGTGGGTGAAGTGATGGCGATTGGCCGTACTTTCCAGGAATCGATGCAGAAAGCGCTGCGTGGTCTCGAAGTCGGCGCCAACGGTTTTGACCCAAAAGTCAGCCTGGACGATGCCGAAGCACTGACGCGCATTCGCCGCGAACTGAAAGACGCCGGTTCTGACCGTATCTGGTACATCGCCGATGCCTTCCGCGCCGGCATGTCAGTGGATGGCGTATTCAATCTCACCAACATCGACCGCTGGTTCCTGGTACAGATTGAAGAGCTGGTGCGTCTGGAAGAGCGAGTTGAGCGCGAAGGCGTGAACTCGATCAGTGCCGAATTCCTGCGCGCGTTGAAGCGTAAAGGCTTTGCCGATGTGCGCCTGGCTGCGCTGGCGGGCGTTTCAGAAGGTGAAATCCGCAAGCTGCGTCAGCAATTTAACCTGCATCCGGTCTACAAGCGCGTTGATACCTGCGCCGCTGAATTCGCCACCGATACTGCGTATATGTACTCCACCTACGAGGAAGAGTGCGAAGCTAATCCAAACCAGGATCGTGAAAAAATCATGATTCTGGGCGGCGGTCCAAACCGTATCGGTCAGGGCATCGAGTTCGATTACTGCTGCGTGCACGCCGCGCTGGCACTGCGTGAAGACGGGTACGAAACCATCATGGTTAACTGTAACCCGGAAACCGTCTCGACCGATTACGATACCTCAGACCGCCTGTACTTCGAACCCGTTACCCTCGAAGACGTGCTGGAAATCGTGCGCATTGAGCAGCCAAAAGGCGTGATCGTGCAGTACGGTGGCCAGACGCCGCTGAAACTGGCGCGCGCGCTCGAAGCGGCTGGCGTACCGGTGATTGGTACCAGCCCGGATGCGATTGACCGTGCAGAAGACCGTGAGCGTTTCCAGCAGGCGGTTGATCGCCTGAGCCTGAAGCAACCAGCGAACGCCACCGTGGCTACGCTGGAGCAGGCGGTAGAAAAAGCGGCCGGCATCGGCTATCCGCTGGTGGTGCGTCCTTCTTATGTGCTGGGCGGCCGCGCGATGGAAATCGTTTACGATGAAATCGACCTGAAGCGCTACTTCCAGACTGCGGTTTCCGTCTCTAATGATGCGCCAGTACTGCTGGATCGCTTCCTCGACGATGCGGTTGAAGTGGATGTCGATGCGATTTGCGACGGCGAGCGCGTGCTGATTGGCGGCATTATGGAGCACATCGAGCAGGCGGGCGTGCACTCCGGTGACTCTGCGTGTTCACTGCCGGCCTACACGCTGAGCACGGAAATCCAGAACGTCATGCGTCAGCAGGTCGAGAAACTGGCCTTTGAGCTGAATGTACGCGGCTTGATGAACGTGCAGTTTGCGGTGAAGGACAACGAGGTTTACCTGATTGAGGTTAACCCGCGTGCCGCACGTACCGTACCGTTCGTGTCGAAAGCCACCGGCGTGGCGCTAGCCAAAGTGGCGGCGCGCGTAATGGCAGGCAAAACGCTGGCGGAGCAGGGCGTCACCAAAGAAGTGATTCCACCGTATTACTCGGTGAAAGAAGTGGTGCTGCCGTTCAACAAGTTCCCAGGCGTTGACCCGATTCTTGGCCCGGAAATGCGCTCTACCGGTGAAGTGATGGGCGTGGGTCGTACCTTCGCGGAAGCCTTTGCGAAAGCGATGCTAGGCGCGCAGAGCAACATGAAGAAAACCGGTCGTGCACTGTTGTCGGTGCGTGAAGGCGATAAGAAACGTATCGTCGACCTGGCGGCGAAGCTGCAGAAGTTTGGTTTCGAGCTGGATGCGACACACGGCACCGCAGTGGTGCTGGGCGAAGCGGGTATTAATCCTCGTCTGGTGAACAAGGTGCACGAAGGTCGTCCACACATTCAGGATCGTCTGAAGAATGGCGAATATGCCTATATTGTGAACACCACGGCGGGACGTCAGGCAATTGAAGACTCCAAGCTGATTCGTCGCAGCGCGCTGCAATATAAAGTGCATTACGACACCACGCTGAACGGCGGTTTTGCGACGGCGATGGCGCTGAATGCCGATCCGACTGAGCAAGTTATCTCAGTGCAGGAAATGCACGCACAAATTAAAGGCTAA
- the carA gene encoding glutamine-hydrolyzing carbamoyl-phosphate synthase small subunit yields the protein MIKSALLVLEDGTQFHGRAIGATGSAVGEVVFNTSMTGYQEILTDPSYSRQIVTLTYPHIGNVGVNAADEESSQIHAQGLVIRDLPLITSNFRSEESLSAYLQRNNIVGIADIDTRKLTRLLREKGAQSGCIIAGDNPDAALALQKAQAFPGLKGMDLAKEVTTAETYAWQQGSWTLEGDLPEQKSAEALPFHVVAYDYGAKRNILRMLVDRGCRLTVVPAQTSAEDVLALNPDGIFLSNGPGDPEPCDYAIKAIQAFLKTDIPVFGICLGHQLLALASGAKTVKMKLGHHGGNHPVKDLDNNTVMITAQNHGFAVDDSQLPANLRVTHVSLFDQTVQGIHRTDKPAFSFQGHPEASPGPHDAAPLFDHFIELIEAYRSNAK from the coding sequence TTGATTAAGTCAGCGCTCTTGGTTCTGGAAGACGGAACCCAATTCCACGGTCGGGCCATTGGGGCTACGGGGTCGGCAGTGGGAGAAGTTGTTTTCAACACTTCAATGACCGGTTATCAAGAAATCCTCACTGATCCTTCCTATTCCCGCCAAATCGTTACCCTCACTTATCCCCATATCGGCAATGTTGGCGTTAACGCCGCTGATGAAGAATCCAGCCAAATTCATGCACAAGGCCTCGTTATTCGCGATCTGCCGCTGATTACCAGCAACTTCCGCAGTGAAGAAAGCCTGTCAGCTTATCTGCAGCGCAATAACATCGTCGGCATCGCCGATATTGATACGCGCAAACTGACCCGTTTGCTGCGTGAGAAAGGTGCACAGAGCGGCTGCATTATTGCGGGCGATAATCCGGATGCCGCACTGGCGCTGCAGAAAGCGCAGGCGTTCCCGGGCCTGAAAGGGATGGATCTGGCGAAAGAAGTCACCACCGCAGAAACTTACGCGTGGCAGCAGGGCAGCTGGACGCTGGAAGGCGACCTGCCGGAGCAAAAAAGCGCCGAAGCGCTGCCATTCCATGTGGTGGCGTACGATTACGGCGCTAAGCGCAACATCCTGCGCATGCTGGTGGATCGCGGCTGCCGCCTGACGGTGGTACCGGCACAAACTTCGGCGGAAGACGTGCTGGCACTTAATCCAGACGGTATTTTCCTGTCGAACGGTCCTGGCGATCCTGAGCCGTGCGACTACGCCATTAAGGCCATTCAGGCGTTCCTGAAAACGGATATTCCCGTATTTGGTATCTGCCTCGGCCATCAGCTGTTAGCGCTGGCGAGCGGTGCCAAAACCGTCAAGATGAAACTCGGCCACCACGGCGGGAACCATCCGGTGAAAGATCTCGATAACAATACCGTGATGATTACCGCGCAGAACCATGGTTTTGCGGTTGATGACAGCCAGTTGCCAGCGAATCTGCGCGTGACGCATGTGTCGCTGTTTGACCAAACCGTGCAGGGTATTCACCGCACCGACAAACCGGCTTTCAGCTTCCAGGGACACCCGGAAGCAAGCCCAGGCCCGCACGACGCGGCGCCGCTGTTCGATCACTTTATCGAACTGATCGAAGCTTACCGTTCTAACGCGAAGTAA